The following are encoded in a window of Streptococcus pasteurianus genomic DNA:
- the mnmA gene encoding tRNA 2-thiouridine(34) synthase MnmA, with the protein MSDNSKTRVVVGMSGGVDSSVTALLLKEQGYDVIGVFMKNWDDTDEFGVCTATEDYKDVAAVADQIGIPYYSVNFEKEYWDRVFEYFLAEYRAGRTPNPDVMCNKEIKFKAFLDYAMTLGADYVATGHYAQVSRDADGTVHMLRGADNNKDQTYFLSQLSQEQLQKVMFPLGHLEKTEVRKIAERAGLATAKKKDSTGICFIGEKNFKEFLSQYLPAQKGRMMTVDGRDMGEHAGLMYYTIGQRGGLGIGGQQGGDNQPWFVVGKDLSKNILYVGQGFYHESLMSTSLDASSIHFTRDMPEEFTMEVTAKFRYRQPDSKVTIHVKVDKAEVVFAEPQRAITPGQAVVFYDGKECLGGGIIDMAYKNGVACQYI; encoded by the coding sequence ATGTCAGATAATTCAAAAACACGTGTTGTTGTCGGTATGAGTGGCGGCGTTGATTCGTCTGTAACGGCTCTCCTTTTGAAAGAGCAAGGTTATGACGTTATCGGTGTCTTTATGAAAAACTGGGACGACACAGACGAATTCGGTGTTTGTACAGCAACCGAAGATTATAAAGATGTGGCAGCTGTTGCTGACCAAATCGGTATTCCTTATTACTCTGTCAATTTTGAAAAAGAGTATTGGGACCGCGTCTTCGAATATTTCCTAGCGGAATATCGTGCAGGACGTACACCAAATCCAGACGTTATGTGTAACAAGGAAATCAAGTTTAAAGCTTTCCTTGACTATGCTATGACGCTTGGAGCTGATTATGTAGCAACTGGACATTATGCGCAAGTTTCTCGTGACGCAGACGGTACTGTTCATATGTTACGTGGAGCAGATAATAATAAAGACCAAACTTACTTCTTGAGTCAATTATCACAAGAACAATTGCAAAAAGTAATGTTTCCACTTGGACATTTGGAAAAAACAGAAGTGCGTAAAATTGCAGAACGTGCAGGTCTTGCGACAGCTAAGAAAAAAGATTCAACAGGAATTTGCTTTATCGGTGAAAAGAATTTTAAAGAATTCCTTAGTCAATATTTACCAGCACAAAAAGGTCGTATGATGACTGTTGATGGTCGTGATATGGGTGAACATGCTGGATTGATGTATTATACAATCGGTCAACGTGGCGGTCTTGGTATCGGTGGACAACAAGGTGGTGACAATCAACCTTGGTTTGTTGTCGGAAAAGATTTGTCAAAAAATATTCTTTACGTTGGTCAAGGTTTCTATCATGAGTCACTAATGTCAACTAGCCTTGACGCCTCAAGTATTCACTTTACACGTGATATGCCTGAAGAATTTACAATGGAAGTTACAGCAAAATTCCGTTACCGTCAACCAGACTCTAAAGTTACAATACATGTCAAGGTTGACAAAGCAGAAGTTGTCTTTGCTGAACCACAACGTGCCATTACACCAGGTCAAGCCGTTGTTTTCTATGATGGTAAAGAATGCCTAGGTGGCGGAATCATTGATATGGCTTATAAAAATGGAGTCGCTTGTCAATATATCTAG
- the sdaAB gene encoding L-serine ammonia-lyase, iron-sulfur-dependent subunit beta: MKNLKFQSVFDIIGPVMIGPSSSHTAGAVRIGKIVNSIFGEIPDSVTFHLYNSFAKTYRGHGTDKALVAGILGMDTDNPDIKNSLEIAHQKGVRIYWDILKDSNAPHPNTAKITVEKGDKSMSITGVSIGGGNIEVTELNGFSVSLKMNTPTLIIVHQDIPGMIAKVTDILSEHNINIAQMNVTRERAGEKAIMIIEVDSRDCHKAVEQIQQIPHLHNVNFFD; encoded by the coding sequence ATGAAAAATCTAAAATTCCAATCCGTATTCGACATCATCGGTCCCGTGATGATTGGTCCGTCTAGTAGCCATACGGCTGGGGCTGTTCGTATTGGAAAAATTGTTAACTCTATTTTCGGAGAAATTCCCGATTCCGTAACCTTTCATTTGTACAATTCATTTGCTAAGACTTACCGTGGCCATGGAACTGATAAAGCTCTCGTTGCAGGTATTCTTGGTATGGATACTGACAATCCTGACATCAAAAATTCATTAGAAATCGCTCACCAGAAAGGGGTTCGCATTTATTGGGATATTCTTAAAGATAGTAACGCTCCACATCCAAATACCGCTAAAATTACCGTTGAAAAAGGTGACAAAAGCATGAGTATTACTGGCGTATCAATCGGCGGAGGAAATATTGAGGTAACTGAACTAAATGGTTTCTCTGTATCGCTGAAAATGAATACACCAACTTTAATTATTGTTCACCAAGACATTCCTGGAATGATTGCTAAAGTAACAGATATTCTGTCTGAACATAATATCAATATCGCCCAAATGAATGTGACTCGGGAACGTGCTGGTGAAAAAGCAATCATGATTATCGAAGTTGACTCTCGTGATTGTCACAAAGCTGTTGAACAGATTCAACAAATTCCACATTTGCACAATGTTAATTTCTTTGATTAG
- the sdaAA gene encoding L-serine ammonia-lyase, iron-sulfur-dependent, subunit alpha has product MFYSIKELVEQADKDFNGNIAELMIATEMELSGRSRDEIIHIMTKNLQVMKNSVTDGLTPSKSISGLTGGDAVKMDTYLKSGKTLSDTTILTAVRNAIAVNELNAKMGLVCATPTAGSAGCLPAVLTTAIDKLKLSEEEQLNFLFTAGAFGLVIGNNASISGAEGGCQAEVGSASAMSAAALVKAAGGSAFQASQAVAFVIKNMLGLICDPVAGLVEVPCVKRNALGSSFALVAADMALAGIESQIPVDEVVDAMYQVGASLPTAFRETAEGGLAATPTGRRLQTQIFGE; this is encoded by the coding sequence ATGTTTTATTCTATTAAAGAATTGGTTGAGCAAGCCGATAAAGATTTTAACGGTAATATTGCTGAACTGATGATTGCCACCGAAATGGAATTAAGTGGACGTAGCCGTGACGAAATCATTCACATCATGACGAAAAACCTTCAAGTCATGAAAAATTCTGTTACTGACGGACTAACACCTAGTAAATCAATTAGTGGTCTAACTGGTGGAGACGCCGTCAAAATGGACACCTACCTTAAATCGGGTAAGACTTTGTCAGATACCACTATCTTGACCGCTGTCCGCAATGCCATTGCTGTCAATGAACTGAATGCCAAAATGGGACTTGTTTGTGCTACACCAACAGCTGGCTCTGCTGGTTGTTTACCTGCCGTTCTGACAACTGCTATTGACAAATTAAAACTTTCTGAAGAAGAACAGTTGAACTTTTTATTCACTGCTGGTGCTTTTGGACTCGTTATTGGAAATAATGCTTCAATCTCTGGCGCTGAAGGTGGCTGTCAAGCTGAAGTTGGCTCTGCTTCTGCAATGAGTGCCGCAGCTTTGGTTAAGGCTGCTGGTGGCTCTGCTTTCCAAGCCAGCCAAGCAGTTGCTTTTGTTATCAAAAATATGCTTGGGCTTATCTGTGACCCTGTTGCAGGGCTTGTTGAAGTCCCATGTGTTAAACGTAATGCTCTTGGTTCAAGTTTTGCACTTGTGGCTGCTGACATGGCACTTGCTGGCATTGAATCTCAAATTCCAGTTGACGAAGTTGTTGATGCTATGTATCAAGTTGGAGCAAGTCTGCCAACTGCCTTTCGTGAAACTGCCGAAGGTGGCTTAGCTGCCACACCAACAGGACGACGATTACAAACTCAAATTTTTGGAGAATAG
- a CDS encoding HAD hydrolase-like protein translates to MKSILFDLDGTLVNSSPGIKAAFNYAFERLQLPLQTDKQLSTFIGPPLEVTFANYFTEKADIDHAIKTFREYYNAKGVHQVSLYAGISDLLKELNKSGYSLYVTTSKHEPMARLMLTDLGVISNFKQVYGSTPEHFHKADVINTCLTEQGIKAAEAVIIGDTKFDMIGGQKTGVRRLGITWGFGSAESLQEYGAEIICHHPQDIKKALSSL, encoded by the coding sequence ATGAAATCTATCTTGTTTGACCTCGACGGAACCTTGGTAAATTCCAGTCCAGGAATCAAAGCAGCATTTAATTACGCTTTTGAAAGATTACAGTTACCTTTACAGACTGACAAGCAATTGTCAACATTCATCGGTCCACCCTTAGAAGTTACCTTTGCTAATTATTTCACTGAGAAAGCTGATATTGACCATGCAATAAAAACTTTTAGAGAATACTACAACGCTAAAGGTGTTCATCAAGTTTCGCTTTATGCTGGTATTTCCGACCTACTAAAAGAATTAAATAAGTCAGGCTACTCTCTCTATGTCACAACAAGTAAACATGAACCAATGGCAAGACTAATGTTAACCGATCTTGGTGTCATTTCAAACTTTAAGCAAGTTTATGGTTCAACTCCTGAACATTTTCACAAAGCAGATGTGATTAACACTTGTCTTACAGAACAAGGAATCAAAGCAGCCGAAGCTGTCATCATCGGTGATACAAAATTTGATATGATTGGTGGTCAGAAAACAGGTGTTAGAAGGCTTGGTATTACTTGGGGCTTTGGTTCTGCTGAAAGTTTACAAGAATATGGTGCTGAAATAATCTGTCATCATCCACAGGACATAAAAAAGGCACTATCATCACTATAA